In Kitasatospora gansuensis, a genomic segment contains:
- a CDS encoding DUF4350 domain-containing protein produces the protein MTTSTPAPTPVDVFPGWAQLWRRSRWFLAAAAFVLLVALLISGLGGHREYPPLDPRDTDPQGTRAALHLLEERGLTTRTVSTEDELTAALAEPGSTVVVPFTAPMPSRQLVLLGRQHRGSDSRLVLIGPDNNALAAITPDIKRVPDTARGPLYEDPIAVDPGCSLPEATRAGRAELGGTLYEPGNGDVGCYAVDGHPSLVRHTDPGSREIVVLGSAWALTNDRLDEEGNASLALGLLGSRRQLVWYLPDYSNMSTVEQSKSLADFIPAGWNWAALQLGIAALLTALWRARRLGPVVTEELPVVVRAAETTEGRARLYHRSKARGRAADALRRAARHRIATALGIPLSTGEPDPAALCAAVADRVQQPATDLHALLYGAAPTDDAALLRLTDQLDALERQVRQP, from the coding sequence ATGACCACCTCCACCCCGGCCCCCACCCCGGTCGACGTCTTCCCCGGCTGGGCCCAACTCTGGCGCCGCAGCCGGTGGTTCCTGGCCGCCGCGGCCTTCGTCCTGCTGGTCGCCCTGCTGATCTCCGGCCTCGGCGGACACCGTGAGTACCCGCCGCTGGACCCGCGCGACACCGACCCGCAGGGCACCCGGGCCGCCCTCCACCTGCTGGAGGAACGCGGCCTGACGACCCGTACGGTCTCCACCGAGGACGAGCTCACTGCCGCCCTCGCCGAGCCCGGCAGCACCGTGGTCGTCCCCTTCACCGCCCCGATGCCGTCCCGTCAGCTCGTCCTGCTCGGCCGTCAACACCGAGGCAGCGACAGCCGGTTGGTGCTGATCGGCCCGGACAACAACGCGCTCGCCGCGATCACCCCCGACATCAAGCGAGTCCCCGACACCGCCCGTGGCCCGCTGTACGAGGACCCGATCGCCGTCGACCCCGGCTGCTCGCTCCCCGAAGCCACCCGGGCCGGCCGGGCCGAACTCGGCGGCACGCTCTACGAACCCGGCAACGGCGACGTCGGCTGCTACGCCGTCGACGGCCACCCGTCGTTGGTCCGACACACCGACCCGGGCTCCCGCGAGATCGTCGTGCTCGGCAGCGCCTGGGCTCTCACCAACGACCGGCTGGACGAGGAGGGCAACGCCTCGCTCGCCCTCGGCCTGCTCGGCTCCCGCCGCCAACTGGTCTGGTACCTCCCGGACTACAGCAACATGTCGACCGTCGAGCAGTCCAAGAGCCTGGCCGACTTCATCCCGGCCGGCTGGAACTGGGCCGCACTGCAACTCGGCATCGCCGCCCTGCTCACCGCCCTCTGGCGGGCCCGCCGACTGGGCCCGGTGGTCACCGAGGAGCTGCCCGTCGTGGTCCGCGCCGCCGAGACCACCGAGGGCAGGGCCAGGCTCTACCACCGGTCGAAGGCCCGCGGCCGGGCCGCCGACGCCCTGCGCCGGGCCGCCCGGCACCGGATCGCCACCGCCCTGGGCATCCCGCTCAGCACCGGCGAACCCGACCCGGCCGCCCTGTGCGCCGCCGTCGCCGACCGCGTCCAGCAGCCCGCCACCGACCTGCACGCGCTGCTGTACGGCGCCGCACCCACCGACGACGCCGCGCTGCTGCGGCTGACCGACCAACTCGATGCCCTGGAAAGGCAGGTACGACAGCCGTGA
- a CDS encoding AAA family ATPase codes for MPASDARAALTALRTEIAKAVVGQDAAVTGLVVALLCGGHVLLEGVPGVAKTLLVRTLSAALSLETKRIQFTPDLMPGDVTGSLVYDARTAEFSFQPGPVFTNLLLADEINRTPPKTQASLLEAMEERQVTVDGEPRKLPDPFLVAATQNPVEYEGTYPLPEAQLDRFLLKLILPLPTREQEFQVLARHAAGFDPRDLAAAGVRPVAGPADLAAARAEIAKLTVSPEVLAYIVDLCRATRQSPSLSIGVSPRGATALLGTSRAWAWLAGRDYVTPDDVKALALPTLRHRVQLRAEAEMEGVTADSVIQAVLTQTPAPR; via the coding sequence ATTCCCGCCTCCGACGCCCGGGCCGCGCTCACCGCGCTGCGCACCGAGATCGCCAAGGCCGTGGTCGGCCAGGACGCCGCCGTCACCGGCCTGGTGGTCGCCCTGCTCTGCGGCGGCCACGTGCTGCTCGAAGGCGTTCCCGGCGTCGCCAAGACCCTGCTGGTCCGCACCCTCTCCGCCGCACTCAGCCTGGAGACCAAGCGCATCCAGTTCACCCCGGACCTGATGCCCGGTGACGTCACAGGCTCGCTGGTCTACGACGCCAGGACCGCCGAGTTCTCCTTCCAGCCAGGACCGGTCTTCACCAACCTGCTGCTCGCCGACGAGATCAACCGCACCCCTCCGAAGACCCAGGCCTCGCTGCTGGAGGCGATGGAGGAGCGCCAGGTCACCGTCGACGGCGAGCCCCGCAAGCTGCCCGACCCGTTCCTGGTCGCCGCCACCCAGAACCCGGTCGAGTACGAGGGCACCTACCCGCTCCCCGAGGCCCAACTCGACCGCTTCCTGCTCAAGTTGATCCTCCCGCTGCCGACCCGCGAGCAGGAGTTCCAGGTGCTCGCCCGGCACGCCGCCGGCTTCGACCCGCGCGACCTGGCCGCCGCCGGGGTCCGCCCGGTGGCCGGACCGGCCGACCTGGCCGCCGCCCGCGCCGAGATCGCCAAGCTCACCGTCTCCCCCGAGGTGCTCGCCTACATCGTCGACCTCTGCCGGGCCACCCGGCAGTCCCCGTCGCTCTCCATCGGCGTCTCCCCACGCGGTGCCACCGCCCTGCTCGGCACCTCCCGCGCCTGGGCCTGGCTGGCCGGCCGCGACTACGTCACCCCCGACGACGTCAAGGCCCTCGCCCTGCCCACCCTGCGGCACCGGGTCCAGCTCCGCGCCGAGGCCGAGATGGAGGGCGTCACCGCCGACTCGGTGATCCAGGCCGTCCTGACCCAGACCCCGGCCCCGCGCTGA
- a CDS encoding DUF58 domain-containing protein: MALTGRTALIAALGALVVGLLLPSWAGIGAVGLPLLLAVLTDLVLAAPVRALRFERGGATTVRLGDPVDVELSVTNPSRRPLRARLRDAWAPSAWAPGTAVPGSRHTLTVPAGERRRLTTSLAPTRRGDHHAHRVTVRSLGPLGLAARQGSHQVPWTVRALPPFTSRKHLPSRLARLRELDGRTSLLSRGQGTEFDSLREYLPGDDVRSIDWRASARRNTVAVRTWRPERDRHVLIVLDTGRTSAGRVGDAPRLDAALDAALLLAALATKAGDRVDLLAHDLHARRTVLGRSASEVLPAFTNAMATLEPALVQTDLRALTSATLRLAPHRSLIVLLTGLDADPIEEGLLPQLPLLTKRHEVVLASVADPRLDELAATRGTVQDIYGAAAAEQTRADRTRTAARLTRRGITVLDAPPAALPPALADTYLALKAAGRL, from the coding sequence ATGGCCCTGACCGGCCGAACCGCCCTCATCGCCGCGCTCGGCGCGCTGGTCGTGGGCCTCCTGCTGCCCTCCTGGGCCGGGATCGGCGCGGTCGGCCTCCCGCTCCTGCTCGCCGTGCTGACCGATCTCGTGCTCGCCGCCCCGGTCCGCGCCCTGCGGTTCGAACGGGGCGGCGCCACGACGGTCCGGCTCGGCGACCCGGTGGACGTCGAACTGTCCGTCACCAACCCGTCCCGGCGGCCCCTGCGGGCCCGGCTCCGCGACGCCTGGGCCCCGTCCGCCTGGGCCCCCGGCACCGCCGTACCCGGCTCCCGGCACACCCTCACCGTCCCGGCCGGCGAACGCCGCCGCCTCACCACCTCGCTCGCCCCCACCCGCCGCGGCGACCACCACGCCCACCGGGTCACCGTCCGCTCGCTCGGCCCGCTCGGCCTGGCCGCCCGCCAGGGATCTCACCAAGTCCCCTGGACCGTACGGGCGTTGCCCCCGTTCACCAGCCGCAAGCACCTGCCGTCCCGACTGGCCAGGCTGCGCGAACTGGACGGCCGGACCTCACTGCTGAGCCGGGGTCAGGGCACCGAGTTCGACTCCCTGCGCGAGTACCTGCCCGGCGACGACGTCCGCTCCATCGACTGGCGCGCCAGCGCCCGCCGCAACACCGTCGCCGTCCGCACCTGGCGCCCGGAACGCGACCGGCACGTACTGATTGTCCTCGACACCGGCCGCACCTCGGCCGGCCGGGTCGGCGACGCCCCCCGGCTGGACGCTGCCCTGGACGCCGCCCTGCTGCTGGCGGCCCTCGCCACCAAGGCGGGCGACCGGGTGGACCTGCTCGCCCACGACCTGCACGCCCGCCGCACCGTCCTCGGCCGGTCGGCATCCGAGGTGCTGCCCGCGTTCACCAACGCGATGGCCACCCTCGAACCCGCCCTGGTCCAGACCGACCTGCGCGCCCTCACCTCGGCCACCCTCCGGCTGGCCCCGCACCGTTCCCTGATCGTGCTGCTCACCGGCCTCGACGCCGACCCGATCGAGGAGGGACTGCTCCCCCAACTCCCGCTGCTCACCAAGCGCCACGAGGTCGTCCTGGCCTCGGTCGCCGACCCCCGCCTGGACGAACTCGCCGCCACCCGCGGCACCGTCCAGGACATCTACGGCGCCGCCGCCGCCGAACAGACCCGCGCCGACCGGACCCGCACCGCCGCCCGCCTCACCCGCCGCGGCATCACCGTCCTGGACGCCCCGCCAGCCGCCCTCCCCCCGGCTCTCGCCGACACCTACCTCGCCCTCAAAGCAGCCGGCCGCCTCTGA
- a CDS encoding DUF4129 domain-containing protein: protein MPNWGEWVPLDGAPVTDGRDPARDAARAELLNPAYHRHDPSLLQRIKDWIFEQIDRAFGTIGLHGGGMTATVLFLLVAALLAAALWWRFGLPRRTVRTAATLFDSAGPATAADHRAAAAAHAAAGAWDDAVREQLRALIRGLEERTLLDVRPGRTADEAAAEAGRVLPEHADALRRAARTFDDVVYGEHAADQAAYHSLLDLDRAVGTARPTLTGAAG, encoded by the coding sequence ATGCCCAACTGGGGGGAATGGGTCCCGCTCGACGGAGCTCCGGTCACCGACGGGCGTGACCCGGCCCGGGACGCCGCCCGTGCCGAACTGCTGAACCCGGCCTACCACCGGCACGACCCGAGCCTGCTGCAGCGCATCAAGGACTGGATCTTCGAACAGATCGACCGGGCCTTCGGCACGATCGGCCTGCACGGCGGCGGGATGACCGCCACCGTGCTCTTCCTGCTGGTCGCCGCACTGCTGGCGGCCGCCCTGTGGTGGCGGTTCGGCCTGCCCCGACGGACCGTCAGAACCGCCGCCACCCTCTTCGACAGCGCGGGCCCCGCCACCGCCGCGGACCACCGCGCAGCTGCCGCCGCGCACGCCGCGGCGGGCGCCTGGGACGACGCCGTACGCGAGCAACTACGCGCCCTGATCCGGGGGTTGGAGGAGCGCACACTGCTGGACGTCCGCCCCGGCCGGACCGCCGACGAGGCCGCCGCCGAAGCCGGACGGGTGCTGCCCGAGCACGCCGACGCGCTCCGCCGGGCCGCCCGCACCTTCGACGACGTGGTCTACGGCGAGCACGCCGCCGACCAGGCGGCGTACCACTCGCTGCTGGACCTCGACCGGGCGGTCGGCACTGCCCGGCCGACCCTGACCGGAGCCGCCGGATGA